A single genomic interval of Burkholderia cepacia ATCC 25416 harbors:
- a CDS encoding TetR/AcrR family transcriptional regulator, with protein MESRTQRRAAATRLAILQAAETLLTEGGLAAVTPESVATRADVAVQTLYNRVGGRSALLIAVAERALEENREYMDAAYASDGDVETKLRCVAAAYARFAKERPHQFRILVEPPNEPEALARIAALIRQQNAKLAALISRGIDEGWVDADVDPEHASTALWAMMNGIFSLMWRPDSLRLDVDHIDDLLRTAISLLTGGIKRRGD; from the coding sequence ATGGAATCGAGAACTCAGCGTCGGGCTGCCGCGACCCGCCTGGCGATCCTGCAAGCCGCCGAGACTTTGCTGACGGAGGGCGGACTAGCCGCGGTCACGCCTGAATCGGTTGCGACCCGGGCGGATGTCGCAGTGCAGACGCTCTATAACCGTGTCGGTGGCCGTTCCGCGCTGCTCATTGCCGTGGCAGAGCGCGCGTTGGAAGAAAACCGCGAGTACATGGACGCGGCCTATGCATCTGATGGCGATGTGGAGACGAAACTACGTTGTGTGGCAGCTGCTTACGCGCGGTTCGCCAAGGAGCGCCCGCACCAGTTCCGTATCCTTGTCGAACCACCGAATGAGCCGGAGGCGCTCGCGCGCATTGCTGCCCTGATCAGACAGCAAAACGCCAAATTGGCCGCATTGATCAGCCGAGGTATCGACGAAGGGTGGGTGGATGCAGATGTCGATCCGGAACACGCGTCGACTGCGCTGTGGGCAATGATGAATGGCATTTTCAGCCTGATGTGGCGCCCCGACAGCCTTCGACTGGATGTCGATCACATTGACGATCTACTGCGTACCGCGATCTCATTGTTGACCGGCGGTATCAAGAGGCGGGGCGATTGA
- a CDS encoding LysR family transcriptional regulator yields the protein MAFDSRLLSGIGVLSAVIEAGTFARAGEAMGLTQPAVSRAVARLEERVGIRIFNRTARAITLTDEGRRFYEAVAPLLAGIEEAAIDAGQSKARVRGRLRVNVDATFGHYVLAPKMAGFLERFPDLSVEISVRDRMGDLVADGFDVAVRFGIPEPSSYRARLLLETRVLTCASTAYVARHGEPRHPRDLADGHRCVLIRDPVTGRPFEWEFHRGKEVVPFDAAGRLMVNDTGMLLGACLGGAGIAQLLELYARDILAEGRLVLLLPEWADETFPLYAYHHASNLVSAKVRVFLDFVRELMA from the coding sequence ATGGCATTCGACAGCAGGCTTTTGAGCGGGATCGGCGTACTTTCGGCGGTGATCGAGGCCGGCACCTTCGCGCGGGCCGGCGAAGCGATGGGATTGACGCAGCCGGCGGTGAGCCGTGCCGTCGCCCGGCTGGAAGAGCGCGTCGGCATCCGGATCTTCAACCGCACGGCGCGCGCGATCACGCTGACCGACGAGGGCCGGCGTTTCTATGAGGCGGTCGCGCCGCTGCTGGCCGGCATCGAGGAGGCGGCGATCGACGCCGGCCAGTCGAAGGCGCGTGTCAGGGGGCGGCTGCGCGTCAATGTCGACGCGACCTTCGGCCACTACGTGCTGGCGCCGAAGATGGCCGGGTTTCTCGAGCGCTTCCCCGACCTGTCCGTCGAGATCAGCGTGCGCGACCGGATGGGCGACCTCGTCGCCGACGGGTTCGACGTGGCCGTGCGATTCGGCATTCCGGAACCGTCGTCGTATCGTGCGCGGCTGCTGCTGGAAACGCGCGTGCTCACCTGCGCGTCGACAGCCTATGTCGCGCGTCATGGCGAACCGCGGCATCCGCGCGACCTCGCGGACGGGCACCGTTGCGTGCTGATCCGCGACCCGGTGACGGGGCGGCCGTTCGAATGGGAATTCCATCGCGGCAAGGAAGTGGTGCCGTTCGATGCCGCCGGCCGGCTGATGGTCAACGATACGGGCATGCTGCTCGGTGCGTGCCTGGGCGGCGCGGGGATTGCGCAATTGCTGGAGCTCTATGCGCGGGACATCCTGGCTGAAGGGCGGCTGGTGCTGCTGTTGCCGGAATGGGCGGACGAGACGTTTCCGCTTTACGCGTATCACCACGCGTCAAACCTCGTCTCGGCGAAGGTGAGGGTGTTTCTCGACTTCGTTCGCGAACTGATGGCCTGA
- a CDS encoding SDR family oxidoreductase, with amino-acid sequence MSTSEQVALVTGSSRGIGAEIARQLARDGFRVIVNYAGSAGPAREVVDAIVADGGHAVAVQANVADPAAVAALFDAAQAAFGGVDVVVNSAGVMKLATIADCDDALFDETIATNVKGTFNVCREAARRVRDGGRIINLSTSVIGMRMPTYGVYVASKAAVESLTQVLAQEMRGRGVRVNAVAPGPVATELFLQGKSPELVDRLAKLNPLERLGQPDDIARVVAFLAGPDGAWVNGQILRANGGMC; translated from the coding sequence ATGAGCACATCGGAACAGGTCGCCCTCGTCACGGGTTCATCGCGCGGCATCGGCGCGGAAATCGCGCGCCAGCTCGCCCGGGACGGCTTCCGGGTCATCGTCAACTATGCCGGGAGCGCCGGCCCGGCCCGCGAAGTGGTCGACGCGATCGTCGCCGACGGCGGCCATGCCGTCGCGGTGCAGGCGAACGTCGCCGACCCGGCGGCCGTGGCCGCGCTGTTCGACGCCGCGCAAGCTGCATTCGGCGGCGTGGATGTCGTGGTCAATTCCGCGGGCGTGATGAAGCTGGCGACCATCGCCGACTGCGACGATGCGCTCTTCGACGAAACGATCGCCACCAACGTGAAAGGCACGTTCAACGTATGCCGCGAAGCGGCCAGGCGGGTGCGCGACGGGGGACGCATCATCAACCTGTCGACCAGCGTGATCGGCATGCGCATGCCGACTTACGGCGTGTACGTCGCCAGCAAGGCGGCAGTCGAAAGCCTGACGCAGGTGCTCGCGCAAGAAATGCGCGGGCGCGGCGTCCGCGTGAATGCCGTCGCGCCGGGACCGGTCGCGACCGAGTTGTTCCTGCAGGGCAAGAGCCCCGAACTCGTCGATCGGCTCGCGAAGCTGAACCCGCTCGAGCGGCTCGGCCAGCCCGACGACATCGCGCGCGTCGTCGCATTCCTCGCCGGCCCCGACGGCGCGTGGGTCAACGGCCAGATCCTGCGCGCCAACGGCGGCATGTGCTGA
- a CDS encoding SDR family oxidoreductase, protein MKEVILVTGASSGFGLLTAQALARAGHTVYASMRESTGRNAPRVAAIAAYAQEHGVDLRTVELDVGDDASVGAAIDRVIADNGRLDIIVHNAGHMVFGPAEAFTPEQIAQLYDINVVSTQRVNRAALPHLRRQGRGLLVWVSSSSARGGTPPFLAPYFAAKAAMDSLAVSYAAELARWGIETSIVVPGAFTQGTNHFAHAGKPADSAVQAAYDDGPYAGVAGQALQGLAALEPADADAGTVATAIADIVAAPAGKRPYRVFVDPSQDGAEEVFRVGDRVRREMFRNIGLADLLAARVGS, encoded by the coding sequence ATGAAGGAAGTCATTCTCGTCACGGGTGCGTCCAGCGGCTTCGGCCTGCTGACGGCCCAGGCGCTCGCCCGCGCCGGCCATACCGTCTACGCGTCGATGCGCGAAAGCACCGGCCGCAACGCGCCGCGCGTCGCCGCCATTGCCGCCTACGCGCAGGAGCACGGGGTCGACCTGCGCACCGTCGAGCTCGACGTCGGCGACGACGCGTCCGTCGGTGCCGCCATCGATCGCGTGATCGCGGACAACGGCCGCCTGGACATCATCGTCCACAATGCCGGCCACATGGTGTTCGGTCCGGCCGAAGCGTTCACGCCCGAGCAGATCGCCCAGCTCTACGACATCAACGTCGTGTCGACCCAGCGCGTCAACCGCGCGGCGCTGCCGCACCTGCGCCGTCAGGGCCGCGGCCTGCTCGTCTGGGTGTCGTCGTCGTCCGCACGCGGCGGTACGCCGCCGTTCCTCGCCCCTTACTTCGCCGCGAAGGCCGCGATGGATTCGCTCGCGGTGTCCTATGCCGCCGAACTAGCCCGCTGGGGTATCGAGACGTCGATCGTCGTGCCGGGCGCCTTCACCCAGGGCACGAATCACTTCGCCCACGCGGGCAAGCCGGCCGATTCGGCCGTGCAGGCCGCCTACGACGACGGCCCCTATGCGGGCGTCGCCGGGCAGGCACTGCAAGGCCTCGCCGCGCTCGAACCGGCAGACGCCGATGCCGGCACCGTCGCGACGGCGATTGCCGACATCGTCGCCGCACCCGCCGGCAAGCGCCCGTACCGCGTATTCGTCGATCCGTCGCAGGACGGCGCGGAGGAAGTGTTCCGCGTCGGCGATCGCGTCCGCCGCGAGATGTTCAGGAACATCGGCCTCGCCGACCTGCTGGCCGCCCGCGTCGGCAGTTGA
- a CDS encoding alpha/beta fold hydrolase, translating into MTTYAHATTASLDIAYLEWNPRGERVAVLLHGWPDSPIGWDAVAATLAARGYRVLAPALRGFAPTRFRDASVPRSGQLAALGRDVLDFVDALGLERPVLVGHDWGARAAANACGLRDDAASHLVMLSVGYGTNDPGQPLSLQQARNYWYHWFMATPRGEQALRDDRRAFARLMWDTWSPPGWYRDGDFEAAADAFDGPDWIDVVLHSYRHRWGFAPGTPAHADDDARLNPAPVLALPTLVLHGGADTCNHPDSSAGRERFFTGRYARQVLDGVGHFPQREAPAAVAEAILGFCEPR; encoded by the coding sequence ATGACGACCTACGCGCATGCGACGACCGCGTCGCTGGATATTGCCTATCTCGAATGGAACCCGCGCGGCGAGCGCGTGGCGGTACTGCTGCACGGCTGGCCGGACAGCCCGATCGGCTGGGACGCCGTGGCGGCGACCCTTGCCGCGCGCGGCTACCGCGTGCTCGCGCCCGCGCTGCGCGGCTTTGCGCCCACGCGCTTTCGCGACGCATCGGTGCCGCGCAGCGGCCAGCTCGCGGCGCTCGGACGAGATGTGCTCGACTTCGTCGATGCACTCGGTCTCGAGCGGCCCGTGCTGGTCGGGCACGACTGGGGCGCCCGGGCGGCCGCGAACGCGTGCGGGCTGCGCGATGACGCCGCATCGCATCTCGTGATGCTGTCGGTCGGATACGGCACCAACGATCCCGGGCAGCCGCTGTCGCTGCAGCAGGCGCGCAATTACTGGTATCACTGGTTCATGGCGACGCCGCGCGGCGAGCAGGCGTTGCGCGACGATCGCCGCGCGTTTGCCCGTCTGATGTGGGACACGTGGTCGCCACCGGGCTGGTATCGCGACGGCGATTTCGAGGCGGCGGCAGACGCGTTCGACGGCCCCGACTGGATCGACGTCGTCCTGCATTCGTATCGGCATCGGTGGGGATTCGCGCCGGGCACGCCGGCCCATGCCGATGACGACGCGCGCCTGAATCCCGCGCCGGTGCTGGCATTGCCGACGCTGGTGCTGCACGGCGGCGCGGATACCTGCAATCACCCGGACAGCTCGGCCGGGCGTGAGCGCTTCTTCACGGGCCGCTACGCGCGGCAGGTGCTGGACGGTGTCGGCCACTTTCCGCAGCGCGAGGCGCCGGCGGCGGTTGCGGAAGCGATCCTCGGGTTCTGCGAGCCGCGCTGA
- a CDS encoding LysR family transcriptional regulator — protein sequence MEPLTDPASTALDITLLRTFLEVVDSRGFAPAAERLALTPSAVSGHIKRLEQAAGTVLLARTTRRIALTPAGDTLYAYARNIVDMEREVRARLRGAPAHGPLRVGASEDFAGAWLPHVLRTFRDRHPRTSIELKVGITASLLREQTLGRLDVVFGKQCRQVDTPGELLWEEPLVWAFASDRTLDAEGEVPLALFPQPCVYREAAVAALAAALRPFRVLFESGSMAGCVSAALAGFAVTALARSQLRDGLRECGPQDGLPALPAARFYAFAAKPDGAGAALIDAVRDTGRSRRFAALPG from the coding sequence ATGGAACCGCTGACCGATCCCGCGTCGACCGCGCTCGACATCACGCTGCTGCGCACCTTCCTCGAAGTCGTCGACAGCCGCGGGTTCGCGCCGGCCGCGGAACGGCTTGCGTTGACACCGTCCGCCGTCAGCGGCCACATCAAGCGGCTCGAACAGGCAGCCGGCACGGTGCTGCTCGCGCGCACGACGCGCCGCATCGCGCTCACGCCGGCCGGAGACACGCTGTACGCATACGCGCGCAACATCGTCGACATGGAGCGCGAAGTGCGCGCGAGGCTGCGCGGCGCGCCGGCGCACGGGCCGCTGCGGGTCGGCGCGTCGGAGGATTTCGCGGGCGCGTGGCTGCCGCACGTGCTGCGCACGTTTCGCGACCGCCACCCGCGCACGTCGATCGAACTGAAGGTCGGCATCACCGCGTCGCTGCTGCGCGAGCAGACGCTCGGCCGGCTCGACGTCGTGTTCGGCAAGCAGTGCCGGCAGGTCGACACGCCGGGCGAACTGCTGTGGGAAGAGCCGCTCGTGTGGGCGTTCGCGTCGGATCGCACGCTCGACGCCGAAGGTGAGGTGCCGCTCGCGCTGTTTCCGCAACCGTGCGTTTATCGCGAAGCCGCCGTCGCGGCACTCGCCGCCGCGCTGCGCCCGTTTCGCGTGCTGTTCGAGAGCGGCAGCATGGCCGGCTGCGTGTCCGCCGCGCTCGCCGGCTTCGCGGTCACCGCGCTGGCGCGCAGCCAGCTGCGCGACGGCTTGCGCGAATGCGGGCCGCAAGACGGCCTGCCGGCGTTGCCGGCCGCACGCTTTTACGCGTTCGCGGCAAAACCGGACGGCGCGGGTGCGGCGTTGATCGATGCGGTGCGGGATACCGGGCGCAGCCGGCGGTTCGCGGCGCTGCCCGGCTGA
- a CDS encoding LysR family transcriptional regulator, which translates to MDKLDQVRIFLQVAEMGSFIKAAHALDVPRATVSAAVQQLETGLGTRLLHRTTRQVQLTADGALLLERGRRLLAEADELDRLFRRRDRDVIGRLNVDVPSRIARRMVAPALPSLFRRYPKLQLSLGSTDRSIDLVQEGVDCAIRVGRLADSSLVVRPLGQFTLINCASPDYLRECGVPEHPDALAHGHWAIGYASPTTGRELDWEYCSDGQRYTLTLPSRVIVNNAETYIASCIAGMGLIQIPRFDVEHLLDSGALVEVMPSHRAAPMDVSAVYPHRRHRSRRLNAFVEWFGELMASALTRGGEDREDGEGD; encoded by the coding sequence ATGGACAAGCTGGATCAGGTCAGAATCTTCCTGCAGGTTGCCGAGATGGGCAGCTTCATCAAGGCCGCGCACGCGCTCGACGTGCCGCGCGCGACCGTGTCGGCGGCCGTCCAGCAGCTCGAGACGGGGCTCGGCACGCGCCTCCTGCATCGCACGACGCGCCAGGTGCAGCTGACGGCCGACGGCGCGTTGCTGCTCGAACGCGGCCGGCGCCTGCTCGCGGAAGCCGACGAACTCGACCGCCTGTTCCGCCGCCGCGACCGCGACGTGATCGGCCGGCTGAACGTCGACGTGCCGAGCCGGATCGCGCGCCGCATGGTGGCGCCCGCGCTGCCGTCGCTGTTTCGCCGTTACCCGAAGCTGCAACTGTCGCTCGGCTCGACGGATCGGTCGATCGACCTGGTGCAGGAGGGTGTCGACTGCGCGATCCGCGTCGGGCGGCTCGCGGACAGCAGTCTCGTCGTGCGGCCGCTCGGGCAGTTCACGCTGATCAACTGCGCGAGCCCCGACTACCTGCGCGAATGCGGCGTGCCCGAGCATCCGGACGCGCTCGCGCACGGACACTGGGCGATCGGCTATGCGTCGCCGACGACCGGGCGTGAACTCGACTGGGAATACTGCTCGGACGGCCAGCGGTACACCCTCACGCTGCCGAGCCGCGTGATCGTCAACAACGCCGAAACCTATATCGCCAGCTGCATCGCCGGGATGGGGCTGATCCAGATTCCGCGCTTCGATGTCGAGCATCTGCTCGACAGCGGGGCGCTGGTCGAGGTGATGCCGAGCCATCGGGCCGCGCCGATGGACGTGTCGGCCGTGTATCCGCACCGGCGCCATCGTTCGCGCCGGCTCAATGCATTCGTCGAGTGGTTCGGCGAGCTGATGGCGAGCGCGCTGACGAGAGGTGGGGAGGACCGGGAGGACGGAGAGGGCGACTGA
- a CDS encoding SDR family oxidoreductase translates to MAIHTLADKVVLIAGGAKNLGGLIARDLASHGAKAVAIHYNSAASQAQAEETATAVRAAGAEAATFQGDLTTAAAVEKLFDDAKQRFGKIDIAINTVGKVLKKPFTEISEAEYDEMFAVNSKSAFFFIKEAGRHLEDHGKLVTLVTSLLGAFTPFYAAYEGSKAPVEHFTRAASKEYGARGISVTAVGPGPMDTPFFYPAEGADAVAYHKTAAALSPFSKTGLTDIEDVVPFIRHLVTDGWWITGQTILINGGYTTK, encoded by the coding sequence GTGGCAATTCATACGCTCGCAGACAAGGTCGTCCTGATCGCAGGCGGCGCAAAGAATCTCGGCGGCCTGATCGCCCGGGATTTGGCGAGCCACGGCGCGAAGGCAGTGGCAATTCACTACAACAGTGCCGCATCGCAGGCACAGGCCGAGGAGACGGCCACCGCGGTGCGCGCGGCCGGCGCGGAGGCTGCCACGTTCCAGGGCGACCTGACGACGGCCGCTGCGGTCGAGAAGCTGTTCGACGACGCTAAACAGCGCTTCGGCAAGATCGACATCGCGATCAACACGGTCGGCAAGGTACTGAAGAAGCCGTTCACCGAGATCAGCGAGGCCGAGTACGACGAGATGTTCGCGGTCAACAGCAAGTCGGCGTTCTTCTTCATCAAGGAAGCGGGGCGGCACCTCGAGGATCACGGCAAACTCGTCACGCTCGTGACGTCGCTGCTCGGCGCGTTCACGCCGTTCTATGCGGCGTACGAAGGATCGAAGGCGCCGGTCGAGCATTTCACGCGTGCGGCGTCGAAGGAATACGGCGCGCGCGGGATCTCGGTGACGGCCGTCGGGCCGGGGCCGATGGACACGCCGTTCTTCTATCCGGCCGAGGGCGCCGATGCGGTCGCGTATCACAAGACGGCGGCCGCGCTGTCGCCGTTCAGCAAGACGGGCCTGACCGACATCGAGGACGTCGTGCCGTTCATTCGCCATCTCGTCACCGACGGCTGGTGGATCACGGGCCAGACGATCCTGATCAACGGCGGCTATACGACCAAGTAA
- a CDS encoding DinB family protein, producing the protein MNPTTLDALADFPRQLEAHFAAVPDGYARWTPDDWAGIPSEHFSPLGQLCHVRDIETDGYHVRLRRMLEEDRPLLVSIDGDALAIERRYNDAYASDVLAAIREARRETLDLVSRLTPEQLARTGAFDGYGSLTVRGLVHYLCSHDQQHLAGMQWLLGKIDAALYAR; encoded by the coding sequence ATGAATCCGACGACGCTCGACGCACTCGCCGATTTTCCCCGTCAGCTCGAAGCTCATTTCGCGGCCGTCCCCGACGGCTACGCGCGCTGGACGCCCGACGATTGGGCCGGAATCCCGAGCGAGCACTTTTCGCCGCTCGGACAGCTCTGCCACGTGCGCGACATCGAGACCGACGGTTATCACGTGCGGCTGCGGCGGATGCTCGAGGAAGACCGGCCGCTGCTCGTGTCGATCGATGGCGACGCGCTCGCGATCGAGCGCCGCTACAACGACGCGTATGCGTCCGACGTGCTCGCGGCGATCCGCGAAGCACGGCGCGAGACGCTGGACCTCGTGTCGCGCCTCACGCCCGAACAGCTCGCACGCACCGGGGCGTTCGACGGTTACGGCTCGCTGACCGTGCGCGGGCTCGTCCACTACCTGTGCAGCCACGACCAGCAGCATCTGGCCGGCATGCAATGGCTGCTCGGCAAGATCGACGCGGCGCTGTACGCGCGCTGA
- the copC gene encoding copper homeostasis periplasmic binding protein CopC: MPFASFPFGRKAAAVILAATVSSVAFAHAHLAKSDPAAGAAVAAAPAAVTIDFTEPLEPAFSSIVVVDGNGKTVSDGRARIDASNRKRMTVPLTAVGTGAYTVKWVAVATDGHRTQGAYGFSVK, encoded by the coding sequence ATGCCTTTCGCATCGTTCCCGTTCGGCCGCAAGGCTGCCGCCGTCATCCTCGCCGCAACCGTCTCGTCGGTTGCGTTCGCGCACGCGCATCTCGCGAAGAGCGACCCGGCGGCGGGCGCGGCGGTGGCCGCCGCACCGGCTGCCGTCACGATCGACTTCACCGAGCCGCTGGAGCCGGCGTTCAGCTCGATCGTCGTCGTCGACGGCAACGGCAAGACGGTGTCGGACGGCCGTGCGCGCATCGACGCGTCGAACCGCAAGCGGATGACGGTGCCGCTCACGGCGGTCGGCACGGGCGCCTATACGGTGAAATGGGTGGCCGTCGCGACCGACGGGCACCGCACGCAGGGCGCGTACGGCTTCAGCGTGAAGTGA
- a CDS encoding pseudouridine synthase, with product MDLESILYTQGFGSRRQCRGLIEAGRVSVAGARAADPDAAFDTDGLVFSVDDTAWPFHARAYLALNKPAGYECSRDPQHHASVFSLLPAPLVARGVQCVGRLDQDTTGLLLLSDDGQFVHAYTSPKRKVPKTYVATVRHPLDDAQLNALRTGVQLHGEPKPIAAVAADARAPHALALTVLEGKYHQVKRMVAAASNRVEALHRESIGGFALPGDLAPGAWRWLDDADLSALRNSVETL from the coding sequence ATGGATCTCGAAAGCATTCTCTACACCCAGGGCTTCGGCTCGCGCCGCCAGTGCCGCGGCCTGATCGAAGCGGGCCGCGTCAGCGTGGCGGGCGCGCGCGCGGCCGACCCCGACGCCGCGTTCGATACCGACGGCCTTGTGTTCTCGGTCGACGATACGGCGTGGCCGTTCCACGCGCGCGCGTATCTCGCGCTCAACAAGCCGGCCGGCTACGAGTGTTCGCGCGATCCGCAACACCACGCGAGCGTGTTCAGCCTGCTGCCCGCGCCGCTCGTCGCGCGCGGCGTGCAGTGCGTCGGACGTCTCGACCAGGACACGACGGGCCTGCTGCTGCTGTCGGACGACGGCCAGTTCGTGCACGCGTACACGTCGCCGAAGCGCAAGGTGCCGAAGACCTACGTGGCCACCGTGCGCCACCCGCTCGACGATGCGCAGCTGAATGCGCTGCGCACCGGCGTGCAGCTGCACGGCGAGCCGAAGCCGATCGCGGCGGTCGCCGCCGACGCGCGCGCACCGCACGCGCTCGCGCTGACCGTCCTCGAAGGCAAGTATCACCAGGTCAAGCGCATGGTCGCGGCGGCGAGCAATCGCGTCGAAGCGCTGCATCGCGAAAGCATCGGCGGCTTCGCGCTGCCGGGCGATCTCGCACCGGGTGCGTGGCGCTGGCTCGATGACGCCGACCTTTCAGCGCTGCGCAATTCCGTCGAAACCCTGTAA
- a CDS encoding NAD-dependent epimerase/dehydratase family protein — MIATRILRRPRALIVGCGDVGMRCVAQWRDTHRNLRIFALTSHPARRDELRAAGATPIVGDLDRRATLGRLAGLARTILHLAPPQSDGRDDRRTRALIAATTVPARRPSTSPAPAVGRLRTLRTAARQAGAPVRGARIVPDGLRAPRLVYASTTGVYGDCGGARIDETQPLRPANPRAFRRVSAERQLRAATVRGVLSARIVRIPGIYAANRLPVARLERGTPALEPADDVYTNHIHADDLAAILRRAAERGKPARAVHASDDSELRMGEYFDRVAQALRLPRPPRVSRADAERQLEPTLLSFMRESRRLSNARLKAELCVTLRYPTVDDFLQTLAPGSASGQRR, encoded by the coding sequence ATGATCGCGACTCGAATCCTGCGCCGGCCGCGCGCATTGATCGTCGGCTGCGGCGACGTCGGCATGCGCTGCGTTGCGCAATGGCGCGACACGCATCGCAACCTGCGGATCTTCGCGCTGACGAGCCACCCGGCCCGCCGCGACGAACTGCGTGCCGCGGGCGCGACGCCGATCGTCGGCGATCTCGATCGCCGGGCGACGCTCGGCCGCCTTGCGGGTCTGGCCCGCACGATCCTGCATCTCGCGCCGCCGCAATCCGACGGCCGCGACGACCGGCGCACGCGTGCGCTGATCGCCGCAACGACCGTGCCCGCGCGTCGTCCATCGACTTCACCAGCGCCGGCGGTCGGCCGGCTCCGAACGCTGCGCACCGCTGCACGGCAGGCCGGCGCACCCGTTCGGGGAGCGCGTATTGTACCCGACGGCCTTCGCGCGCCGAGGCTCGTCTACGCGAGTACGACGGGCGTATACGGCGACTGCGGCGGCGCGCGCATCGACGAGACGCAGCCCTTGCGTCCCGCGAATCCGCGCGCGTTCCGACGCGTGTCGGCCGAGCGGCAACTGCGCGCGGCGACGGTGCGCGGCGTGCTGTCCGCGCGCATCGTGCGCATTCCGGGCATCTACGCGGCGAACCGCCTGCCGGTCGCACGGCTCGAGCGCGGCACGCCGGCACTCGAGCCGGCCGACGACGTCTACACGAACCACATCCACGCGGACGATCTCGCGGCGATCCTGCGCCGCGCGGCCGAACGCGGCAAGCCGGCGCGCGCCGTGCACGCGTCGGACGACAGCGAACTGCGGATGGGGGAATATTTCGACCGGGTCGCGCAGGCGCTGCGCCTGCCGAGGCCGCCACGCGTCAGCCGCGCGGACGCCGAGCGTCAGCTCGAGCCGACCCTGCTGTCGTTCATGCGCGAGTCGCGGCGCCTGTCCAACGCACGGCTCAAGGCCGAATTGTGCGTGACGTTGCGGTATCCGACCGTAGACGATTTCCTTCAAACGCTCGCGCCGGGCAGCGCGTCAGGTCAGCGCCGGTAA
- a CDS encoding CDP-6-deoxy-delta-3,4-glucoseen reductase encodes MAFNVTLKQSGRQFQVESDETVLAAALRQNVHLPYGCKNGACGSCKGQIVSGQIEQGPHAASALSNDERTRGLALLCCSKAQCDLEIDVREIAGVDGVQVKKLPCRIAALERKADDVMVVKLQLPANERLQYLAGQYVEFILKDGSRRSYSMANAPHEEGPIELHIRHMPGGKFTDHVFGAMKERDILRFEGPLGTFFLREDSDKPIVLLASGTGFAPIKAIIEHVKHTGITRPMTLYWGARRKKDIYLDELAEQWAREIPNFKYVPVLSEPDAGDQWTGRTGFVHRAVIEDLPDLSGYQVYACGAPVMVESAQRDFTQHHALPADEFYADSFTSAADLAHPV; translated from the coding sequence ATGGCATTCAACGTCACTCTCAAGCAAAGCGGCCGGCAATTCCAGGTCGAGTCGGATGAAACCGTGCTGGCGGCTGCGCTGCGCCAGAACGTCCATCTGCCGTACGGCTGCAAGAACGGCGCGTGCGGCTCCTGCAAGGGCCAGATCGTGTCGGGCCAGATCGAACAGGGCCCGCACGCCGCGTCGGCGCTGTCCAACGACGAGCGCACGCGCGGCCTCGCGCTGCTGTGCTGCTCGAAGGCGCAGTGCGATCTCGAAATCGATGTGCGCGAAATCGCCGGCGTCGACGGCGTGCAGGTCAAGAAGCTGCCGTGCCGGATCGCCGCGCTCGAACGCAAGGCCGACGACGTGATGGTCGTGAAGCTGCAGTTGCCCGCCAACGAACGCCTGCAGTATCTCGCGGGCCAGTACGTCGAGTTCATCCTGAAGGACGGCTCGCGCCGCAGCTACTCGATGGCGAACGCGCCGCACGAGGAAGGCCCGATCGAGCTGCACATCCGCCACATGCCGGGCGGCAAGTTCACCGACCACGTGTTCGGCGCGATGAAGGAGCGCGACATCCTGCGCTTCGAGGGCCCGCTCGGCACGTTCTTCCTGCGCGAGGATTCCGACAAGCCGATCGTGCTGCTCGCATCGGGTACGGGCTTCGCACCGATCAAGGCAATCATCGAGCACGTGAAGCACACGGGCATCACGCGCCCGATGACGCTCTACTGGGGCGCGCGCCGCAAGAAGGACATCTACCTCGACGAGCTCGCCGAGCAGTGGGCACGCGAGATCCCGAATTTCAAGTACGTGCCCGTGCTCTCCGAGCCGGACGCCGGCGACCAGTGGACGGGCCGCACCGGCTTCGTCCATCGCGCCGTGATCGAGGATCTGCCCGACCTGTCGGGCTACCAGGTGTACGCGTGCGGCGCGCCGGTGATGGTCGAATCCGCGCAGCGCGACTTCACGCAGCACCACGCGCTGCCGGCCGACGAGTTCTACGCCGACTCGTTCACGAGCGCCGCCGATCTCGCGCATCCGGTCTGA